The genomic interval TGAGCTGATATTCTTTAACATATTTTTCAATTTTTTTAATGGTTAACTTTTTCTTTGCAATTTTAGACGTTTTTTGAATAAATTCCTGCATTTTCTTGACATCGGCCTGTAGAAATAACTGGTTGACTACAATTACTGGACAACTTGTATTTTCAAGTGGAACAGTTGATATAATAAAATCTCCATCAAAATTTTGATTCACCATATATGCAGGTATAACATCATCAATCACGACATTAAAGTATTTTACTACTCGCGCCTTTAAAAGCAGAGATACACAGCGTCCAGTTGGACATACCATAATTGCGTGCAGAGGTTCATTCTCTTCATTTCTCGCTTCAGTTACAGAAGCGATATGCATTGCAATATAAGAAATATCGTTTCTATCCATTTTCTTATCAATAATTTCCTCAATGATGTAAATGTGTTTCTCAATACAATCAAAAATCTGTGGATAAAGTTCCTCTAATTCCTCATAAAATGGATTTTTTTGCATTTTTAAATTTGATTTAAGATGATAAATTGTTGATACAATATGACTGTAAAGATTTTTATAGTGTTCATATCCGAACTCTTCTAAAATATCTAAATTATTACATACATCCCAAACAAAAGCTGAAATCTTAATCTGTTCATTCGCTTCAGAATCAAATTCGATAGGTAAACGTTTTACGTCCAAAATAGATTTTATTTCTCGATTGAAACCTTCCAGCTCATACTCCGTAATTTTTTCCTTCGCAAAATAAGATTGTGCTAAACGCTCTAGAAATCCTCTATTTTTTTGATCAACCATATTTATATTATTGTACATTAAATACTTTCTTTGGAGAATCCGATTAAAAGCAATTAAAATATAATTCAGTATTCTTCTAAAAGATTCATCATTTAAAACAATACTTTCTTGTTCTAAATTCTTTATAATTTCTCTACTTACGAAGTCTGGATTGATTTCTCCTACAGTAAGTTGATCTAATAATATTTTATATGTTGAGCTAGATTGACTATCTAATTCATTTACTACTGAATTTAGATACGCTCGTACATTTCTCTCATCACCGGTAATAATAAACCCATGATTTCTTTTTGAAATAAGCTCTAAATTCTTAT from Massilibacillus massiliensis carries:
- a CDS encoding BglG family transcription antiterminator gives rise to the protein MNYRKNIIMTQLQSGRRISTNEFLEKFNISYRTLKNDIYELNDELGQPLISIDHNMVQTLENDMFIEKSIHMMKKINFYRYKMSIEERINIESIILLFSSSYVTGNDLSNQLFISRGTAINDMELLKKKMKNKNLELISKRNHGFIITGDERNVRAYLNSVVNELDSQSSSTYKILLDQLTVGEINPDFVSREIIKNLEQESIVLNDESFRRILNYILIAFNRILQRKYLMYNNINMVDQKNRGFLERLAQSYFAKEKITEYELEGFNREIKSILDVKRLPIEFDSEANEQIKISAFVWDVCNNLDILEEFGYEHYKNLYSHIVSTIYHLKSNLKMQKNPFYEELEELYPQIFDCIEKHIYIIEEIIDKKMDRNDISYIAMHIASVTEARNEENEPLHAIMVCPTGRCVSLLLKARVVKYFNVVIDDVIPAYMVNQNFDGDFIISTVPLENTSCPVIVVNQLFLQADVKKMQEFIQKTSKIAKKKLTIKKIEKYVKEYQLISSNDALVIEPKIEALNECYIIKSKNQKKQYFYKMLKDEHILLDFEASDWIEAIKASGALLLKTEHLKQQYIDKMIELVHANGPYIVFAPGFAVAHAGPQDGACRLGISLVRLKKTVQFEVDGIKVKFIICLSIPDKESHVFLMFQMYKCLINREIFDFLFKAISIEEIRSIIKIFELDRADSK